The following proteins are encoded in a genomic region of Paenibacillus sp. FSL R7-0273:
- a CDS encoding MFS transporter, with translation MQRSVTLLFAIACGLSVANVYYAQPLLDVIAEEFAIAPSSVGIVITVTQICYAVGLFLLVPLGDILNKRLLIPGQMLLSVLALSAISFAPDVSVFFSGLAIVGLLAVVTQTLVAYAATLAAPSERGRTVGMVTGGVVIGILLARTAAGVLTDVAGWRSVYLLSAVCILAIAIMLLRIMPQEERKTTLNYFQLLRSVLGMYKEERILRIRSLLCMFIFAAFSILWTSLVLPLSQPPLSLSHSAIGAFGLAGVAGALGATRAGRLADRGYGQITTGIALVLLLFSWLPISYTERSLAALVIGILVLDMAVQAVHVTNQSMIFNVRPEARSRLTAAYMIFYSIGSSAGSIAATGMYAYAGWNGVCWLGAGVSALALLFWAITRRK, from the coding sequence ATGCAGCGTAGTGTAACTTTATTATTCGCCATAGCCTGCGGGCTGTCTGTTGCAAATGTGTATTACGCCCAGCCGCTGCTGGATGTCATCGCGGAGGAGTTCGCTATAGCCCCTTCATCCGTTGGTATTGTTATCACGGTTACCCAAATTTGTTATGCGGTTGGCCTTTTTTTGCTGGTGCCCCTTGGCGATATTCTTAACAAGCGGCTGCTGATTCCCGGTCAGATGCTTTTATCCGTGCTGGCCTTATCTGCGATCTCCTTCGCGCCGGATGTCAGCGTGTTTTTTTCGGGGCTGGCCATTGTGGGGCTATTGGCCGTTGTTACACAAACATTAGTTGCTTATGCTGCAACGTTAGCCGCCCCCTCCGAAAGAGGGCGTACGGTTGGAATGGTAACCGGCGGGGTTGTCATTGGTATTTTGCTGGCGAGAACCGCTGCAGGAGTACTGACGGACGTAGCAGGCTGGCGCTCGGTCTATCTTCTGTCCGCAGTCTGTATTCTTGCAATTGCAATAATGCTGCTGCGGATCATGCCTCAGGAGGAGCGAAAAACCACCCTTAACTATTTCCAGCTGCTGCGTTCCGTACTGGGCATGTATAAAGAAGAGCGTATTTTGCGTATCCGCTCCTTGCTTTGCATGTTCATTTTTGCCGCTTTCAGCATCTTGTGGACTTCACTTGTGTTACCGCTCAGCCAGCCTCCGCTGTCACTGTCTCACTCTGCCATCGGAGCCTTCGGCTTAGCCGGAGTTGCCGGGGCGTTAGGGGCAACCCGTGCCGGACGGCTGGCCGACCGCGGATATGGACAAATCACAACCGGAATTGCGCTCGTGCTGCTCCTCTTTTCCTGGCTGCCTATCAGCTATACGGAGCGCTCCCTGGCAGCGCTTGTTATCGGAATCTTAGTTCTGGACATGGCTGTTCAGGCGGTACATGTTACGAATCAGAGTATGATTTTTAATGTGCGTCCCGAGGCCCGCAGCCGTCTCACCGCCGCTTATATGATCTTTTATTCAATCGGCAGCTCAGCCGGCTCTATTGCCGCAACAGGCATGTACGCCTATGCCGGGTGGAACGGAGTATGCTGGCTCGGAGCCGGTGTAAGTGCACTTGCTCTATTATTCTGGGCCATAACCAGACGTAAATAA
- a CDS encoding sensor histidine kinase, whose product MKLFIREHLLLIAVQLIQFGAIISIYWLDGYRQLPVALYAVFIGFFFLACYLVHQYVTRRRFYLRLSRPLDSLDEAYQKIEEAPVSKALEELLHSHYRHTMQQLTTMKKQQEQHLSFIDQWVHQMKTPLSVIELTVQNMDEPEFASIREELERMRSGLHTVLYMARLRAFEKDFNIRQVVLPQLIHEVLHEHKRQFIRNRIYPAVEAADPDISVQTDEKWLFFMLSQLINNAIKYTAAKASGDKKIKVSCYMRNNEAVIEVRDEGIGIQASDLKRVFDPFFTGENGRGLRESTGMGLYLTKESADRLGHAIELESEAGKGTAVRLIFAANV is encoded by the coding sequence ATGAAGCTGTTTATACGCGAGCATCTGCTGCTGATTGCCGTTCAGCTGATCCAGTTCGGGGCGATCATCTCCATTTACTGGCTGGACGGCTACCGCCAGCTGCCGGTTGCCTTGTATGCTGTTTTTATAGGCTTTTTCTTCCTCGCCTGTTATCTGGTCCACCAGTACGTGACCCGCCGCCGTTTTTATCTGCGTCTCAGCCGGCCGCTGGATTCACTGGATGAAGCCTATCAGAAAATAGAGGAAGCCCCCGTATCCAAAGCCCTGGAGGAGCTGCTGCATTCCCACTACCGCCATACCATGCAGCAGCTTACCACAATGAAAAAGCAGCAGGAGCAGCACTTAAGCTTCATCGACCAGTGGGTACACCAGATGAAAACCCCGCTTTCGGTTATCGAGCTTACGGTTCAGAATATGGACGAGCCTGAGTTTGCCAGCATCCGGGAGGAGCTGGAGCGGATGCGCAGCGGCCTGCATACGGTGCTGTACATGGCCAGGCTGCGGGCGTTCGAGAAGGATTTTAATATCAGACAGGTGGTTCTTCCGCAGCTGATCCATGAGGTTCTGCACGAGCACAAACGCCAGTTTATCCGAAACCGGATCTATCCGGCGGTGGAAGCTGCTGATCCGGACATTTCCGTCCAGACGGATGAGAAATGGCTGTTCTTCATGCTGTCGCAGCTCATCAACAATGCGATCAAATACACAGCGGCCAAAGCGTCCGGTGATAAAAAAATCAAGGTTTCCTGTTATATGCGGAATAATGAGGCTGTTATTGAGGTCAGGGACGAGGGGATCGGCATTCAGGCGTCCGACCTGAAGCGGGTATTTGATCCCTTTTTCACCGGGGAGAACGGGCGGGGGCTGCGTGAATCTACAGGGATGGGGCTCTATCTGACCAAGGAATCTGCCGACCGGCTCGGGCATGCCATTGAGCTGGAATCTGAGGCCGGGAAGGGAACGGCGGTCCGGCTTATTTTTGCTGCGAATGTTTAG
- a CDS encoding glycoside hydrolase family 88 protein, producing MNRKSVIEQTLATTRLNIERFGNRFPIVSMGDGKYFLTDQTNWTEGFWSGILWLSYEYSKEPALYYAAIQTVDSFRERMEAGQELDHHDIGFLYSLSAKARWIVDNDEASRLLALQAADVLMKRWRSAPQVFQAWGPEGDADNGGRIIIDCLMNLPLLYWAAEQTGDRRYAECATLQADQSRRFLVRGDDSSYHTFYFDQENGNAIRGGTAQGFQDGSTWTRGQAWGVYGFALAYRYTREERFLETSRRLARYFLEHLPEDHVAYWDFDAPQEEGTARDSSASAIFVCGVLELLEHLPEGDPDHALLSEAVNQSMDSLISSYFTAGNPDEEGFLRHGSYSVRGNSSPDDFMIWGDYFFLEALLRLEQGIPGYWYGRQD from the coding sequence ATGAACCGGAAATCCGTAATTGAACAGACGCTGGCCACCACCCGCCTTAACATTGAACGATTCGGTAACCGCTTTCCGATAGTCAGTATGGGTGACGGCAAATACTTTTTGACTGACCAGACCAACTGGACGGAGGGCTTCTGGTCCGGTATTTTGTGGCTGAGCTATGAATACAGCAAGGAACCCGCGCTTTATTATGCAGCGATCCAGACGGTGGATTCCTTCCGTGAGCGCATGGAAGCAGGGCAGGAGCTGGACCATCATGATATTGGCTTCCTCTACTCCCTGTCCGCCAAGGCGCGGTGGATCGTGGATAACGATGAAGCCTCCCGCCTGCTGGCGCTGCAGGCCGCCGATGTGCTGATGAAGCGCTGGCGTTCAGCACCGCAGGTATTCCAGGCCTGGGGGCCGGAAGGCGACGCTGACAACGGCGGGCGGATTATTATCGACTGCCTGATGAATCTCCCGCTGCTCTACTGGGCAGCTGAACAGACCGGAGACCGCAGGTATGCTGAGTGTGCAACCCTTCAAGCCGACCAAAGCCGCCGGTTCCTGGTGCGGGGGGATGACTCCTCGTACCATACCTTTTATTTTGACCAGGAGAACGGAAATGCCATCCGCGGCGGAACGGCGCAGGGCTTCCAGGACGGCTCGACCTGGACGCGGGGCCAGGCCTGGGGCGTTTACGGCTTCGCCCTGGCTTACCGCTATACGCGGGAGGAGCGTTTCCTCGAAACCTCACGGAGGCTGGCCCGCTACTTTCTTGAGCATCTCCCTGAGGACCATGTCGCCTATTGGGATTTCGATGCTCCGCAGGAGGAAGGCACAGCACGTGACAGCTCGGCCTCAGCCATCTTTGTGTGCGGTGTGCTTGAGCTGCTGGAGCATCTGCCGGAGGGTGACCCGGACCACGCCTTGCTGAGCGAAGCGGTGAACCAATCGATGGACTCGCTGATCAGCAGCTACTTCACTGCCGGGAACCCGGACGAGGAAGGCTTCCTGCGCCACGGCTCCTACTCCGTCAGAGGCAACTCCTCCCCCGACGACTTTATGATCTGGGGCGACTACTTCTTCCTGGAGGCGCTGCTGCGCCTGGAGCAGGGCATTCCAGGGTATTGGTACGGCCGGCAGGATTAG
- a CDS encoding TetR/AcrR family transcriptional regulator → MVRLREFDEEKVLQAAMRVFWEKGYEATSINDLTSAMAIQRPSLYLAFGDKKQLFETTLRKYTQWHAARIRKKLESNHSVREAFRNYFKNLVDEEYAGEGSLGCFCINTMVELSPHDEKFEIITREHQMYLAVLFQETLERGIRSGELNQETNAKALAQSLVVSLIGITVLLKSRPDRSFVDNAVEVSLSHL, encoded by the coding sequence ATGGTCCGGCTCAGGGAGTTTGACGAGGAAAAGGTGCTTCAAGCGGCGATGCGTGTTTTTTGGGAGAAGGGCTATGAGGCTACTTCTATTAACGATTTAACCTCGGCCATGGCGATTCAGCGGCCCAGTCTTTATTTAGCTTTTGGCGATAAAAAACAGCTGTTTGAAACCACTCTGCGCAAGTACACCCAATGGCACGCCGCAAGGATACGGAAGAAGCTTGAAAGTAACCATTCTGTCCGGGAAGCCTTTCGTAATTATTTCAAAAATTTAGTTGACGAGGAGTACGCGGGGGAGGGGAGCCTGGGGTGCTTTTGCATCAATACAATGGTCGAGCTGTCGCCTCATGATGAGAAATTTGAAATTATTACGCGGGAGCATCAGATGTACCTTGCCGTCCTGTTTCAAGAAACGCTCGAGCGCGGCATCCGGTCAGGCGAGCTAAATCAAGAGACAAACGCCAAAGCTCTGGCTCAAAGTCTCGTTGTATCCTTAATCGGTATCACGGTATTGCTGAAGTCCCGGCCCGACCGGTCTTTTGTCGATAATGCGGTTGAGGTATCGTTGTCCCATTTGTAA
- a CDS encoding response regulator transcription factor produces the protein MFKIMVVEDDIKIAELLQSAIRKYGYEAVLVQDFQQVLEEFRQAQPELVLLDVNLPSYDGYYWCRQIRRVSTCPILFISAREGEMDQIMALENGGDDYITKPFHSGVVLAKIRSHLRRAFGEYAGVRQEAVLEQEGLILYPERLELQLGKDMVSLTQKETDILESLMERYPRVASREALLEKLWDQPQAFVDENTLNVNITRVRKKLQELGIEEAVITVRGTGYRLNVTWGEKEL, from the coding sequence ATGTTCAAAATTATGGTTGTGGAGGATGACATCAAGATTGCGGAGCTGCTGCAGTCTGCCATCCGGAAGTACGGGTATGAGGCGGTGCTGGTACAGGATTTTCAGCAGGTGCTGGAGGAATTCCGGCAAGCGCAGCCGGAGCTGGTGCTGCTTGATGTGAACCTGCCGAGCTACGACGGCTATTACTGGTGCCGGCAGATCCGCCGCGTCTCCACCTGCCCGATTCTGTTTATTTCAGCTCGGGAGGGAGAGATGGACCAGATCATGGCGCTGGAGAACGGCGGGGATGATTATATCACCAAGCCGTTTCATTCCGGGGTTGTGCTGGCCAAAATCCGCAGCCACCTGCGGCGGGCGTTCGGGGAATATGCCGGAGTTCGCCAGGAAGCCGTGCTTGAGCAGGAGGGGCTTATCCTGTATCCCGAGAGGCTTGAGCTGCAGCTCGGGAAAGACATGGTCAGTCTTACGCAAAAGGAAACGGATATTCTGGAGAGCCTGATGGAGCGTTATCCGCGGGTAGCCAGCCGGGAAGCGCTGCTGGAGAAGCTGTGGGACCAGCCGCAGGCCTTTGTCGATGAGAATACACTGAATGTCAACATCACCCGTGTCCGTAAGAAGCTGCAGGAGCTTGGGATCGAGGAGGCCGTGATAACGGTCAGAGGAACGGGCTACCGGCTGAATGTTACCTGGGGGGAGAAGGAGCTATGA
- a CDS encoding helix-turn-helix transcriptional regulator: protein MNRNDYLPQGLEPGLFMYKYKVEDAEAHWFHAHRGIEMLYIYSGHGEIMAENQTYAIRDHTLVWFQPYQLHRVLVPAAEGHSYIRTNLTFDPGFLERYLAAFPLLEKFFRSLWRGSLQRPVVYDMHNTPVAAVLEELHYADNSPAADREENMGLLMLQLIRLLQKNMSGVLPENSDNQSRGGSHVERITGWLDEHYKEPFSLETLAAAMHLSPYHISHLFKDYAGFTLSEYVIQRRVREASILLANTTRSVQEIAAEVGGYSPSYFSQMFKKQKGISPEKYRKSIR, encoded by the coding sequence ATGAACAGGAACGATTACCTGCCCCAGGGGCTGGAGCCCGGGTTGTTTATGTACAAGTATAAGGTTGAAGATGCGGAAGCCCATTGGTTTCACGCGCACAGGGGCATTGAAATGCTGTACATTTATAGCGGACATGGCGAAATTATGGCAGAGAATCAGACGTATGCGATCCGGGATCACACCCTTGTCTGGTTTCAGCCATATCAGCTGCACCGTGTGCTTGTTCCTGCGGCCGAGGGCCATTCGTATATCCGGACCAATCTGACCTTTGATCCCGGCTTTTTGGAGCGTTACCTTGCGGCTTTTCCTTTACTGGAGAAGTTTTTCCGCAGCCTGTGGAGGGGAAGCCTGCAGCGTCCGGTTGTATATGACATGCACAATACGCCGGTTGCCGCTGTGCTGGAGGAATTGCATTACGCCGATAATAGCCCCGCTGCAGACCGAGAAGAAAATATGGGGCTCCTGATGCTCCAGTTAATCCGTCTGCTGCAAAAAAACATGTCCGGCGTGTTGCCCGAGAATTCCGATAACCAGTCACGCGGAGGTTCGCATGTTGAACGGATTACCGGCTGGCTGGATGAACACTATAAAGAGCCTTTTAGCCTGGAGACGCTGGCCGCCGCGATGCACCTGTCACCGTACCATATTTCACATTTGTTTAAGGATTATGCCGGGTTCACCCTGTCTGAATATGTGATACAGCGGCGTGTACGGGAAGCCAGTATTCTGCTCGCCAACACCACCAGGTCTGTTCAGGAGATTGCGGCAGAGGTGGGCGGCTATTCTCCGTCGTATTTTAGCCAAATGTTCAAAAAGCAAAAAGGAATCTCGCCGGAGAAATACAGAAAGAGCATCCGCTAA